In Arachis hypogaea cultivar Tifrunner chromosome 2, arahy.Tifrunner.gnm2.J5K5, whole genome shotgun sequence, a genomic segment contains:
- the LOC112737981 gene encoding large ribosomal RNA subunit accumulation protein YCED homolog 1, chloroplastic, translating into MSLLIPSSSAVPLQFSQWKTCNVNSQHKIAYVSFTPFWNKLVSNSKTRHLYTNCRIEPNVLHKYTAKCKGLDDFESFIDESMDWDDDDDEVESTGSPWEGAVIYKRNASISHVEYCTTLESLGLGNLSTDLSKNRASVMGLRVTKAVKDYPNGTPVQISIDVIRKKKKLRLDGIIKTVIGLLCSRCGMPSAECIFSEFSLLLTEEPIEEPETIDLGVIYGEDIYTAFGNSGEDVDEDNDALINLDDRLHFPLEDKEIDISKNIRDMVHLEITMNSVCDPGCKGICMKCGQNLNTDDCNCNQEEVKDKKGFGPLGNLKEQMQL; encoded by the exons ATGTCACTTCTTATCCCCTCATCCTCTGCAGTCCCTTTACAATTTTCTCAATGGAAGACTTGTAATGTAAACTCCCAGCATAAAATTGCATATGTTTCCTTCACCCCTTTTTGGAATAAACTGGTTTCAAATAGTAAAACCAGACATTTATATACAAACTGTAGAATTGAACCAAATGTGCTGCATAAGTATACTGCTAAATGCAAGGGACTTGATGATTTTGAGTCATTTATTGATGAGTCTATGGAttgggatgatgatgatgatgaagttgaATCTACTGGGTCACCATGGGAAGGTGCTGTTATATATAAGAGAAACGCATCAATTTCACATGTGGAGTACTGCACTACCTTGGAGAGTTTAGGTCTAGGAAATCTTTCCACAGATTTATCGAAAAATAGGGCTTCTGTCATGGGATTGCGGGTCACAAAAGCCGTGAAGGACTATCCTAATGGAACTCCTGTTCAGATCTCAATAGATGTGattaggaagaagaaaaaattgagGCTTGATGGGATCATAAAAACTGTCATTGGTCTTCTTTGCAGTAG GTGTGGCATGCCATCTGCTGAGTGTATATTCTCCGAGTTCTCTCTTTTACTCACTGAAGAACCCATTGAAGAACCAGAGACTATTGATCTGGGTGTTATTTATGGGGAAGACATATATACAGCCTTTGGAAACAGTGGTGAGGATGTCGATGAGGACAATGATGCCCTAATCAATTTGGACGATAGGCTGCATTTTCCCCTGGAAGACAAAGAAATCGACATTTCAAAGAACATAAGAGACATGGTGCATCTTGAGATTACCATGAATTCAGTTTGTGATCCTGGGTGCAAAGGCATTTGCATGAAATGTGGCCAAAACTTAAACACCGACGATTGTAATTGTAACCAGGAGGAAGTGAAAGATAAAAAAGGCTTTGGCCCTCTTGGAAATTTAAAAGAGCAGATGCAGTTGTAA